One window of Balearica regulorum gibbericeps isolate bBalReg1 chromosome 20, bBalReg1.pri, whole genome shotgun sequence genomic DNA carries:
- the SETX gene encoding putative helicase senataxin isoform X2 codes for MVTCSQIVYNYNTEKPQKDTGWKTAICPEYCPNMYEDMQTLANVLQSDIGKDMRVHDSTFLWFIPFVQSLMDLKDLGVAYIVEVIHYLCSEIKDILNERVLQCDKISEFFLLILVSIIELHRNKKCLHLLWISSQEWVEAVVRCVKLPAIAFTRCTEKASGHSVRGSSAVSLQASNSVQHACVQLIRSLLREGYQIGQYALCKQYLDKLNLLLRGNLSLGWQLNIQETQELQMCLKQVVRSIKDRALNTPVPVGNNANSTTFPAVSIKQEKSARGDECKMSVCGRDDPCPPLAVISQEGGDENCQGNLLPRRKSAWEEECRDVSKTSKTWTSTEGLSVNIKKEFNDLPTQEYVCPQNSLATKVCRKVQENRNNDLVAGKRDTDNQCFNPNAQHSDFRRGGELENKCEAGSIAPMRLAAQTRMGSPERVYSLDAEESNVSPSSSSKFKVDVHRLTSLKNKIQKTEWHLKVSQLVKPHYLENCSLATSASKAEVEQPNFCTGSLCTSKDCHKHQGVNMVCESEISVDTPSSRRFESAQEKSVNSAFQSRLVPTKQVSKETPLDCSSSSKNEPDIQENEDDSVLFSGISDTLLKKLSTEEKSNSLLKDTDMQSSDREQPNLNDLVKYDCKGQISKTFCMDKTSANGRVPSSSENKRDISSPASQIRPLSMKCESSDRLFEFSKYFKRENNSVRKKEEDFVKMASEDNTLTDSQVDRELSKLSLAAYAKSVNFSFDSSQESSVYHNVCDIKRKVKGAVRSSSDGQSTKSPSDADCLDNEVIIISDSSDEEKGVADEETKKLNENVCPEKQPSTPDSDTKIESKTPSCTLSLEDCDSQYFEFETEEEVFSVWQDTQAYNMEATQEYKQDRVSTSDGSSNSDGLLNDHTNEWGYDVDYVSDDVMEEEANLIEKQIENISHQKEADNTKVVTNSPLQESISKENAKDQLENFVDKGAVTEDFTVDSKLTEPRASTSNISLASKLALKKNSASPRKNIAKSKVARTVQRSPKKPPVLKTAQNKKLLQSTLKNSQPGRSMPAVVPPRKVRQYPAPASTVEKLGLKKAPRKAFELSQRSLDSLAQLRSHGKAAGRVGVAQKQKIKLIAPQSLSIKNNKKMLACQDLQFLRQTRPKKSVRVKNLAGSSESRNKKVSKVDAKSMKQKPKSFVLTSVEGSVENQRGEKREDTVCPFASERKFESHSVEEPPCLSKMPNSSDLSRKSEDNSVMVPPVPMDSSLSSAALVGDDKDELSGKGCIVQPECEKTTSKENGSKPNENSEDDDDLFLTQLDPVDMELCSEEETVQDTPVVSKKTEEMDTAESLQQNESLTIVKCKYKECMEKVEKPGECCSKHSAASSEEDHLFAKPSLLPPKTRKPSTTKIFSLASSSRNAAFSKDLEDGTKLPPASKSKVNAAKPVLVRPSNAKAVPVGNQICKSPSFSNVPQPCISNNVLQSCNRQNDNASNIPRRPAREVCYSSFLGAQQRDHSIFVNEVLKWTYEMFSSSSQFGTPSNLLQSVVASVPVQFQGYNDYFNTFFPLMMLNAFETLAQEWIENQRVREKSYYFYLQNFSADLNTADFTAHFRESDLARQLHPREDDLIFLVVQKKKDTFREESEMENHTVNHVGLVTRFSRASGCLTRQKEQHTVCHLSVKTRGNLSFFVNKQVKCVVVGSLVTTHRTFKGLLLLSRSPLAKPIINPSYNDFCPRDLPVVPESAASDMDEYNEDQKRAIETAYAMVKQHPGLPKICLIHGPPGTGKSKTIVGLLFRVLRQNTRNEKATQKTNSKIKPNRFLVCAPSNAAVDELMKKIIVAFKEKCQNRQEPLGNCGDIKLVRLGAEKAINSEVRGFSLDKQVEHRMKRKPADCDQDIQKKKAALDQQLDMLSRQRAMHRCEKKESQLLDDEIGRLSKERQQLASQLKEVRGHSQKVQVDIILESDIICCTLSTSGGSLLESAFWRQGLDPFSCVIVDEAGQSCEVETLIPLIHRCNKLVLVGDPRQLPPTVKSVKAQEYGYDQSLMARLHRHLEEQVQKNVLRSLPVVQLTVQYRMHPDICLFPSNYVYGRALKTDKATEENRCSSEWPFQPYLIFDVGDGREERDNDSFSNPQEVKLVMELIRTIKEKRKDLGLRRIGIITPYSAQKKKIQEQLDRVFKNNSPGEVDTVDAFQGREKDCIIVTCVRANSTKGSIGFLASLQRLNVTITRARFSLFILGRLKTLMENKDWNELIQDAQKRGAIIKTSEKNYRKDAVKILKLRTTVQPPTKAGTKQSPLSQACSSSSKRAELVHPREASSPQELAAGAGHAVPQGSRQLQQPQGAQAADSRRGSVSAPVEAAALPADQEKPRDPRLASMASRTETKGKEQASKDSSRSGQSNPGSTSQQGLDVSSAARHHVSGTETSKKPQQTMGQRSVPSTSPYATQHEGDWRASVSKSSSKARSEEGQSTSSRWNKDYHVLTRRTSEELPENRDSNSAKRRKTFH; via the exons ATGGTTACTTGCAGTCAGATTGTGTATAATTACAACACAGAAAAGCCtcaaaag gataCTGGATGGAAGACTGCCATTTGTCCAGAATACTGCCCCAACATGTATGAAGATATGCAAACACTGGCTAACGTGCTTCAGTCTGATATTGGCAAAGATATGCGTGTCCATGACAGCACATTTCTATGGTTCATCCCTTTTGTTCAGTCTCTTATGGATCTCAAGGACTTGGGTGTAGCATATATAGTAGAGGTCATTCACTACCTCTGCTCAGAAATCAAAGATATTCTCAATGAAAGAGTCCTTCAGTGTGACAAAATCTCTGAATTTTTTCTCCTGATCTTGGTATCCATTATTGAactacacagaaataaaaagtgccTGCATTTGCTGTGGATTAGCTCCCAAGAATGGGTGGAAGCGGTGGTGAGATGTGTGAAGCTTCCAGCTATAGCATTTACACGGTGCACTGAAAAAGCATCTGGACACTCTGTGAGAGGTTCATCGGCAGTATCTTTACAAGCTTCTAACTCTGTGCAGCATGCCTGTGTGCAGTTGATACGCAGCCTTCTTAGAGAAGGCTATCAAATTGGGCAGTACGCTCTTTGCAAGCAATACCTAGACAAACTCAATCTTCTTCTGCGAGGAAATCTGTCTTTAGGCTGGCAGCTGAACATCCAGGAAACCCAGGAATTACAAATGTGTTTAAAGCAAGTTGTTAGAAGTATAAAGGACAGAGCACTGAATACCCCTGTGCCTGTAGGAAACAATGCAAACTCTACAACTTTTCCTGCCGTTTCTATAAAGCAAGAGAAGAGTGCCCGTGGTGATGAATGCAAGATGAGTGTATGTGGCAGAGATGACCCATGTCCACCATTAGCTGTCATATCGCAGGAAGGTGGAGATGAAAATTGTCAAGGGAACCTTTTACCTAGAAGAAAGAGTGCCTGGGAAGAGGAATGTAGAGATGTatctaaaacttcaaaaactTGGACATCCACAGAAGGCCTCTCAGTGaatattaaaaaggaatttaatgACTTGCCAACTCAGGAATATGTCTGCCCACAGAACTCCTTGGCAACAAAAGTATGTAGGAAAGTTCAGGAAAATAGGAACAATGATCTTGTGGCAGGGAAACGCGATACGGATAATCAGTGTTTTAATCCAAATGCCCAGCATTCCGATTTCAGAAGAGGTGGAGAGttggaaaacaaatgtgaagCAGGATCCATAGCACCAATGCGTCTGGCTGCTCAAACTCGTATGGGTTCTCCAGAACGTGTTTACAGCTTGGATGCAGAGGAAAGCAATGTGTCTCCCAGTTCCTCTTCAAAGTTTAAAGTAGATGTGCATAGACTCACAAGTTTGAAAAACAAGATACAGAAAACTGAATGGCACTTAAAAGTATCTCAGCTAGTAAAGCCACACTACTTGGAAAACTGCAGTTTAGCAACAAGTGCTTCAAAAGCAGAGGTAGAGCAACCTAACTTTTGCACTGGCTCTCTGTGTACAAGCAAAGATTGTCATAAACATCAGGGAGTGAATATGGTGTGTGAAAGTGAAATCTCTGTTGATACTCCATCTTCAAGGCGTTTTGAAAGTGCTCAGGAGAAAAGCGTCAACAGTGCTTTTCAATCCAGACTGGTCCCCACTAAACAGGTATCAAAAGAAACACCATTAGATTGCTCTAGCTCCTCTAAAAATGAACCTGATatacaggaaaatgaagatgacagtgttttgttttcagggatTAGTGACACCTTACTGAAGAAACTATCCACTGAAGAAAAGTCAAATTCCTTGTTGAAAGACACTGACATGCAAAGTTCAGACCGGGAACAGCCTAATTTAAATGACTTGGTTAAATATGACTGTAAAGGTCaaatttcaaagactttttgtATGGATAAAACTTCAGCAAATGGTCGTGTTCCATCTAGCTCTGAAAACAAGAGGGATATATCCAGCCCTGCTTCTCAGATCAGGCCATTGTCAATGAAATGTGAATCAAGTGACAGATTGTTcgaattttcaaaatatttcaagagagaaaacaattcagtgaggaaaaaagaggaggattTTGTGAAGATGGCTTCTGAAGATAATACTTTAACAGACTCCCAGGTTGATAGAGAACTCAGTAAATTATCTTTAGCTGCGTATGCCAAAAGTGtcaatttttcctttgattcCAGCCAAGAAAGCTCAGTATATCATAACGTATGTGATATTAAGAGGAAAGTGAAAGGTGCTGTAAGATCTTCCAGTGATGGCCAGAGTACCAAGTCTCCCTCTGATGCAGATTGCCTTGACAATGAGGTCATTATAATTTCAGACTcttctgatgaagaaaaaggtGTGGCTGACgaggaaacaaaaaaactgaatgaaaatgtGTGTCCTGAAAAGCAGCCTTCAACTCCTGATAGTGATACCAAAATAGAATCAAAGACACCAAGCTGTACTTTGTCACTGGAAGACTGTGACTCTCAGTACTTTGAATTTGAAACTGAAGAAGAAGTCTTTTCGGTTTGGCAAGATACTCAAGCGTATAATATGGAGGCAACTCAAGAGTATAAACAAGATCGTGTTTCAACATCGGATGGTAGTAGTAATTCAGATGGCTTACTGAATGATCACACAAATGAATGGGGTTATGATGTGGATTACGTAAGTGATGATGTCATGGAAGAAGAAGCAAACTTGATAGAAAAGcagatagaaaatatttctcatcaGAAAGAAGCTGATAATACAAAAGTAGTAACTAATTCACCATTGCAAGAATCGATTagtaaagaaaatgcaaaagatcAACTGGAGAATTTTGTAGACAAAGGTGCCGTTACTGAAGACTTCACTGTGGACTCAAAATTGACTGAACCCAGAGCATCTACATCTAACATCTCATTAGCTTCAAAGTTGGCCCTTAAGAAAAATAGCGCGAGCCCACGGAAGAATATAGCAAAATCTAAGGTAGCAAGAACTGTTCAAAGAAGTCCTAAAAAACCTCCTGTTCttaaaacagcacaaaataaaaaactacTTCAAAGTACGTTAAAAAATTCTCAACCTGGCAGGTCAATGCCTGCTGTGGTTCCTCCGAGGAAGGTTCGGCAGTATCCTGCACCAGCATCAACCGTAGAAAAACTTGGTCTGAAGAAGGCACCTCGCAAAGCATTTGAATTATCCCAGCGCTCTTTAGACAGTCTAGCTCAATTGCGCAGCCATGGTAAAGCTGCAGGGAGAGTTGGAGttgcacagaaacagaagattaAATTAATTGCTCCTCAGAGTTTGtctataaaaaataataagaaaatgctaGCCTGCCAAGACCTTCAGTTTTTAAGGCAGACAAGGCCCAAAAAAAGTGTCAGAGTGAAAAATCTTGCAGGAAGTTCTGAgagtagaaacaaaaaagttagCAAAGTGGATGCAAAATCTATGAAACAAAAGCCTAAAAGTTTTGTACTGACATCTGTTGAAGGATCTGTTGAAAaccaaagaggggaaaaaagggaggacACTGTTTGTCCCTTTGCCAGCGAGAGAAAATTTGAAAGCCACTCTGTGGAGGAGCCACCATGTCTCTCTAAAATGCCTAATTCTTCAGACTTGAGCAGAAAATCAGAGGATAACAGTGTGATGGTTCCTCCTGTACCTATGGATTCAAGTCTCTCTTCTGCCGCACTTGTTGGAGATGATAAAGATGAACTTTCAGGAAAAGGTTGCATTGTCCAGCCTGAGTGTGAGAAAacaacttcaaaagaaaatgggtctaaaccaaatgaaaacagtgaagatgatgatgatctATTTTTAACTCAGTTAGATCCTGTAGATATGGAATTATGTTCTGAGGAGGAAACTGTTCAAGATACTCCTGTAGTGAgtaaaaaaacagaggaaatggaTACTGCTGAAAGCCTTCAGCAGAATGAATCCTTGACTATTGTGAAATGTAAGTACAAAGAATGTAtggaaaaagtggaaaaaccAGGAGAGTGCTGCAGTAAGCATTCAGCCGCCAGCTCAGAGGAGGATCACTTGTTTGCCAAACCTTCTCTTCTGCCACCTAAAACAAGAAAGCCTTCCACTACCAAAATTTTCAGCTTGGCAAGTTCTTCACGGAATGCAGCCTTCAGCAAGGATCTCGAAGATGGTACAAAGCTGCCGCCAGcttcaaaaagcaaagtgaatGCGGCGAAACCGGTGCTGGTCAGGCCATCAAATGCAAAGGCTGTACCAGTAGGAAATCAAATATGCAAGTCTCCAAGCTTCAGTAATGTACCTCAACCCTGTATTTCCAATAACGTTCTCCAGTCATGCAACAGACAGAATGACAACGCTTCAAATATTCCCAGAAGGCCTGCCCGAGAAGTGTGTTATTCTTCGTTTCTTGGCGCTCAGCAGCGTGATCATagtatttttgttaatgaaGTCCTGAAGTGGACTTACGAAATGTTTTCAAGCTCCAGCCAGTTTGGAACTCCAAGTAATCTCCTGCAGTCTGTAGTAGCCTCTGTTCCTGTCCAATTTCAGGGATACAATGactattttaatacatttttccccttgatGATGCTAAATGCCTTTGAAACA CTGGCACAAGAGTGGATAGAAAACCAGAGAGTAAGAGAGAAGAGTTACTACTTCTACTTACAGAACTTCTCTGCTGACTTGAATACAGCAGATTTTACAG CTCATTTTCGAGAAAGCGATTTGGCAAGGCAGCTTCATCCAAGGGAGGATGACTTAATATTTTTGGTggtccaaaagaaaaaagacaccTTTAGGGAAGAAAGCGAGATGGAGAACCATACAGTGAATCATGTTGGTCTTGTGACACGATTTTCTCGTGCATCTGGGTGTTTAACTA GACAAAAGGAACAGCATACAGTCTGCCATCTTTCTGTGAAAACTCGAGGCAATTTgtctttctttgtaaataagCAAGTGAAGTGTGTGGTGGTTGGGTCCCTGGTGACGACACACCGAACATTCAAAGGTCTATTACTATTGAGCAGGAGTCCCCTGGCTAAACCCATCATAAATCCAAGTTACAACGACTTCTGTCCAAGAGATCTGCCCGTCGTTCCAGAAAGTGCC GCATCGGATATGGATGAATACAATGAAGATCAAAAGAGAGCCATTGAGACAGCTTATGCCATGGTAAAGCAACATCCAGGGCTTCCCAAGATCTGCCTCATCCATGGACCACCTGGAACAGGGAAATCAAAAACTATTGTTGGACTTCTGTTTCGTGTTTTGAGACAA AACACTAGGAATGAGAAAGCAACTCAAAAAACAAATTCCAAGATCAAGCCAAACCGTTTTCTAGTTTGTGCACCATCAAATGCTGCTGTTGATGAACTCATGAAAAAGATCATCGTtgcatttaaggaaaaatgccAAAACAGACAGGAGCCTTTGG GAAACTGTGGTGATATCAAATTAGTGCGACTTGGTGCTGAAAAAGCAATCAACAGTGAAGTGCGGGGATTTAGCCTGGATAAGCAAGTTGAACACAGAATGA AACGGAAGCCAGCTGACTGTGACCAGgatattcagaagaaaaaagcagctctggATCAACAGCTGGACATGCTGTCTCGTCAGCGGGCCATGCACAGATGTGAGAAGAAGGAG AGTCAATTGTTAGATGATGAAATCGGCAGACTTTCAAAGGAGAGACAGCAGCTTGCTTCTCAACTAAAGGAG GTTCGGGGGCACTCTCAGAAAGTACAGGTGGATATCATCTTGGAGTCTGACATCATCTGCTGCACACTGAGCACAAGTGGAGGAAGTCTGCTGGAATCTGCTTTTTGGAGGCAAGGACTTGATCCTTTCAGCTGTGTCATCGTGGATGAG GCAGGGCAGTCCTGTGAGGTTGAAACACTGATTCCACTGATCCATCGCTGTAATAAACTTGTCCTTGTTGGAGATCCCAGACAACTCCCTCCTACTGTAAAATCAGTA AAAGCTCAGGAATATGGCTACGATCAGTCCTTGATGGCACGCCTCCACAGGCACCTGGAGgagcaagtacagaagaatgttttACGAAGCCTGCCAGTTGTGCAGCTGACTGTGCAGTACAGGATGCACCCTGACATCTGCCTCTTCCCGTCCAATTATGTTTATGGCAGGGCTCTGAAGACTGACAA AGCAACAGAAGAGAACAGATGTTCTTCAGAGTGGCCGTTCCAGCCCTACCTTATTTTTGATGTAGGAGATGGTCGTGAGGAGCGAGACAATGA TTCTTTTAGTAATCCCCAGGAAGTGAAGCTGGTCATGGAATTAATTAgaacaattaaagaaaaaaggaaggatcTGGGTCTCCGTCGCATTGGAATAATTACCCCTTACAGCGcgcagaaaaagaaaattcaagaacAGCTTGACAGAGTGTTTAAGAATAACAG CCCGGGAGAAGTGGACACAGTGGATGCATTCCAGGGACGAGAGAAAGATTGCATCATAGTGACGTGTGTCCGGGCAAACAGCACTAAAGGATCAATTGG GTTTCTGGCAAGCCTTCAGCGTCTGAACGTTACAATTACCCGAGCCAGATTCAGCCTCTTCATCCTTGGAAGACTGAAAACGCTCATG gaaaataaagactgGAATGAGTTGATTCAGGATGCTCAGAAAAGAGGTGCCATTATcaagacatcagaaaaaaactaCAGGAAAGATGCTGTTAAAATTTTGAAGCTCAGGACAACAGTACAACCCCCGACCAAAGCAGGGACAAAGCAATCTCCTCTGTCACAGGCTTGTTCTTCCAGTAGCAAGAGGGCTGAGCTTGTACATCCAAGGGAGGCCAGCAGCCCGCAGGAACTCGCTGCAGGTGCTGGCCACGCAGTGCCCCAAggaagcaggcagctgcagcagccgcAAGGGGCTCAGGCTGCAGACTCCAGGAGAGGCAGTGTCTCAGCACCTGTGGAGGCTGCAGCGCTTCCTGCTGATCAAGAGAAACCACGGGACCCAAGGCTGGCAAGTATGGCTAGTAGAACCGAAACAAAAGGGAAGGAGCAGGCCTCAAAAGACAGCAGTCGGTCAGGCCAGAGCAATCCAGGGTCAACGTCACAGCAAGGCCTTGATGTGTCCTCAGCTGCCAGGCATCACGTTTCTGGAACAGAAACTTCTAAGAAGCCCCAGCAAACGATGGGACAACGCAGTGTCCCTTCCACATCGCCTTATGCAACTCAGCACGAGGGTGACTGGAGAGCTTCTGTATCAAAAAGCAGTTCAAAAGCCCGCAGTGAAGAAGGTCAAAGTACTAGCAGTAGGTGGAACAAAGACTATCATGTTTTAACGAGGAGAACATCAGAAGAATTACCAGAGAACAGAGACTCAAACAGTGCCAAGCGGAGAAAGAcctttcactga